GCGGGCATTGGGGTTGGTTTCTCTGGCAAGAGCTGACCGGTATGCGCGCTCTTGATCCGGACTAAACGTAGTGCTGGCGCGAACGAGAGTATCAGCTACTTTATCAATGATTTCGTGAACGCTCATGGCGATCATGCCTCGCTTTCTTTAAAGATAGACTGACCGTGGGCGATGGCAACAATCGCCGGAAATTCAACCACTTCCAGTTCGTGAAAGGCTTCAATGCCTTCTTCCGGATAGGCTGCCACCCGATGCCGACGCATTTTGGCGTTAAACAGGGCGGTTGTCGGCGGCGTTACGGCGAAGACAGAGCCATGTTCCTGCAGGGACCGGACCGTATCCTGGCTCAGGCTGCCTTTGCCCAGATGAATCTTGACCCCGGCCTTCGACAGGAGAGGGATGGAGCCTTCAATTTCCAGCTTATTGCTGGAGGTGGGGCCGATCCCGGCCACGCTCACCGCCGTATGGAGCACCACTGTCCCCCGCAGGTCCAATCCGGCTTCTGCCAGTTTGTTTTGTTCGTATAATCTGACGATCTTGGGCAGCACCGCGTCCCGGCCGGCATAAATGATCCCGGTAAGGGTAATCTGATCATAGATCTTTAGCGAGTCTATCACTGCCTGAGATATAGGAGTTGTAATTTGCATTTTTCAGCCTCCGTTATTTCCAATAATCGTCGATAAACTCGCAGCCCATCTTTTTAAAAGCCTCGTCAGAGTAGGCCGACCGGTCCAGATTTCCCGCCTCAATTTGCCGGAAGGTCTCCTGCTCTTTCTTTTGTTTGGTTTTGGCTTTTTGGGCAACCACGGCTGCATCCGGGGGACTGATGACCACAATGCCGTCTCCATCCCCCACCAGAATATCGCCGGGGTTAATGACAATGCCGCCGCAGGATACCGGCACGTTGATTTCTCCCGGACCGTTTTTATAGGGGCCTTTCGGAGTGGCGCCGGCAGCGTAG
Above is a genomic segment from Acetonema longum DSM 6540 containing:
- a CDS encoding fumarate hydratase C-terminal domain-containing protein, with translation MQITTPISQAVIDSLKIYDQITLTGIIYAGRDAVLPKIVRLYEQNKLAEAGLDLRGTVVLHTAVSVAGIGPTSSNKLEIEGSIPLLSKAGVKIHLGKGSLSQDTVRSLQEHGSVFAVTPPTTALFNAKMRRHRVAAYPEEGIEAFHELEVVEFPAIVAIAHGQSIFKESEA